One Mycobacterium paraseoulense genomic window, CAGGCCACCGTCGAGGCGGCCGGCCCGCGGTTGCGGGGGCACCACGACGGCGGGCACCCCCACCGGCCGGGCGGCCAGCACGGCGACCGCGCCGGCCGCCGCCGCCGCGCCCGCGTAGTCGTGCCCGTCGGCGTGCGCGCCGGGCAGCGCGAGGAACAGCCCACCGGGGCCGACGGCGCGCGAGTCGAATTCGACTGTGCCCGTGACGCGGAGCTCTGCGGCGGCCTGCGGCGAGATGTCGGCCAGCGTGCCGCCCACGATGTCGGCGATCTGGGCGACGGTCAAGTCGATCACGGCCGCGCCCCCAAAGCTTTCAGGGCCGCGCCGAGCTCCACCCGGTCGTCGAAGGGACGGGTCTCGCCCCCGGCGCGCTGGCCGGTCTCGTGACCCTTGCCCGCGACCAGAACGACGTCCCCGGGGCGCGCCCAGGCCACCGCACGATCGATCGCGGCGCGGCGGTCGCCGATCTCGACGACCTCGGCGTTGCCGCCGCGCGCCCCGGCCAGGATTTCGCGCCGAATGGCGGCGGGGTCCTCGCTGCGCGGGTTGTCGTCGGTGACGACGACGAAATCGGCCAGCTCCGCGGCGATCTCACCCATCGGTCGCCGCTTGCCCGCATCGCGGTCACCGCCCGCGCCGAACACCACCGCAAGCCGGCGACCGGGGCGGCGCAGGTTGGCCAGCACCGAACGGAGCGCCTCGGGCTTGTGGGCGTAGTCGACCAGCGCGAGGAAATCCTGGCCGCAGTCGATCTCTTCCATGCGGCCGGGCACCCGGGTTTCCAGCAGCCCGGGCGCCGCCTGCTCCGGCGACACTCCCACCGCATCGAGAATCGCCAGTGCGACAAGGCAATTGGCGACGTTGTAATGCCCCGGCAGCCGGATGCCGACCCGGTGGCGCACGCCGGGGGGATCGATCGCGGTGAACTGCTGCCCGCCGGCGCCCATCGGGAGCACGTCCATGGCGCGCCAGTGCGCGGGCTGGCCGGCGACGCTGACGGTGATCGCGTCACCGGCCCGGGCGGCCATGGCCCGCCCCGCGTCGTCGTCGATGCAGACCACCACCCGGCGGGCCCGCAGCGGCGACGCGGGGTCGAACAGCTTCGCCTTGGCCTCGAAGTAGTCGGCCATGGTCGGGTGGAAGTCGAGGTGGTCGCGGGACAGGTTGGTGAAGCCGGCCACCGCGAACCCGGTGCCGTCCACCCGGCCGAGCGCCAGCGCGTGGCTGGACACCTCCATCACGACGGTGTCGACCCCGCGTTCGGCCATCGCGGCGAACATCGCCTGCAGGGCGGGCGCCTCGGGGGTGGTCAGCGCGCTGGGAACGTCGGCGCCGTCGATGCGGATGCCGATCGTGCCGATCAGCGCGGCCGTCCGGCCGGCGGCCCGCAGCCCCGATTCGACCAGATACGTCGTGGTGGTCTTGCCGGCGGTACCGGTGATCCCGACGACCGTGAGCCGCTCCGACGGGTTGCCGTACACCGTGGCGGCCACCGAGCCGAGCACCGTGCGGGGTGCCGGGTGCACCAGCGTCGGCACCGTCGCCGAGCCACCCATCTCCGCGACCCCGGCGGCGTCGGTGAGCACCGCGACGGCGCCGCGTTCGATCGCCTCGGCCGCGTAGCGGGCGCCGTGCGTCGAGGAGCCCGTCAGCGCCGCGAACAGGTCGCCGGGCCGCACCTCCTGGGCGCGCAGCGTCACGCCGGTGACGGCCACGTCGGGAACCGCGGTGCCCCGGTCCGCGAGCACCGCCCCGACCTGGGCCGCCAGCGCGGGCAGGCGCGTCCCCGCGCCCGCGCCGGGGCGCAAATCAGTGGGCATCGGCACCACCCGTTCACACCTCCCTGCAGACGCCGCGTGATCCTCATGATCGGCCATGACACCCTACCGAGAGGCACCCGCCACCCCGGTGGCCTCGTCAATTGAGCGTGCGTTGAGGGCCTTCAGTGTGCGCTGCGGGCGTGATTTGGGCCCGAATCCCGCCCTGGGCGCACACCCGACGCCGTCACCGCAGGAGCGATGGCCCGGGGGTCTCCGGCCGCTAGGTGGCCTGCAGCGTCAGCGGCGGGCCGGGATCCGGCGAGAGCGGCACGTTCTCGCGCTGCATGAGCCAGCCGGCGATGTTGTGGAACAGCGGGGCCGCCGAGTGGCCCGGCGTACCGTCCGCGTTGCGCTCCGGGTTGTCCATCATGATGCCGATGACGTAACGCGGGTTGTCCACGGTGGCCATCCCGGCGAAGGTGATCCAGTAGACGTTGTCGAAGTAGCAGCCGCAGGCCGGGTTGATCTGCTGCGCGGTGCCCGTCTTGCCGGCCATCTGGTAACCCGTCACCGCGGCGGCGGGCCCGGTGCCCTGCTGGTAACCCATGGGGTCGCGTTGCACGACGGCGCGCAGCATGTTTCGCACGGTCTGGGCCGTCTGCGGGGAAACCACTCGCACCCCGTCGGGACGCGGCTCCTCGGTCCGGGTGCCGTCCGGCGCGATGGTGGCCTTGACGATCCGCGGCGGTATGCGCACCCCGTCGTTGGCGATGGTCTGGTACATGCCGGTCATCTGCAACAGCGTCATTGAAAGGCCCTGCCCGATCGGCAGGTTCGAGAAGGTGCTGCCCGACCATTGGTCGATGGGCGGCACCAGCCCCGCGCTCTCGCCGGGCAGGCCCACGTTCGTGCGCTGCCCGAGCCCGAACTTGCGCACCATGTCGTAGAAGCGTTCCGGACCGACGCGTTGGGCGAGCATCAACGTGCCGACGTTGGAGGACTTTCCGAACACGCCGGTGGTGGTGTAGGGCATCACGCCGTGGTCCCACGCGTCGTGGATGGACACCCCGCCCATCTGGATCGACCCGGGCACCTGCAGCACCTCGTCGGGGTTGGACAGGCCGTACTCGATGACCGAGGACGCGGTGATGACCTTGTTCACCGAGCCGGGCTCGAACGGTGAGGACACCGCCAGGTTGCCCAGCTGTTTGTCGCCCTGGCGCCCGATGTCCTGGGACGGGTCGAAGGTGTTGTCATTGGCCATGGCCAGCACTTCGCCGGTCTTAGAGTCCAGCACGACGGCCGAGACATTGTGTGCGCCAGAGAGATTCTTGGCCTGCTGGACCTGCTGCTGCACGTAGAACTGGATGTCATCGTCGAGGGTGAGCTGGACCATCGAACCGTTGACCGCCCGATGCCGGTTGCGGTAGCTGCCCGGGATGACGACACCGTCGGACCCACGGTCGTAGGTGACCGAGCCGTCGGTTCCGGACAGCACGGAGTCCAGCGACTCCTCCAATCCCAGCAGCCCGTGACCATCCCAGTCGATGCCGCCGACGATGTTGGCCGCCAACGACCCGCCGGGGTACTGCCGGAGGTCTTGCCGCTCCCAACCGACCTCGGGGAACTTGTCGGAGATGGCGCTGGCGACGGCGGGGTCGACGGCGCGTGCCAGATACACGAAGTTCTCGTCGCTTTGCAGCTTCTTCAACACGGTCGCCGAATCCGGTTTGTTGCCCAGCCGGGTGGCGACCTCCTGGGCGATGTCTCGCAGCCGCTGCTGGGGATCGGGGGCCACCGAGTTCTTGTTCTTGGCCTCTTCCAGTTGCTTGCGAATCCTCTTGGGCTGGAACGTCAGCGCCCGCGACTCGGTGGTGAACGCCAGCTGATCCTTGTTGCGGTCGACGATGCTGCCGCGGACGGCCTTCTCGACGTCGGTGACCTTGAGCTGGCTCGCGGCCTGGGCGCGCAGCGAGGGGGCTTCGGTGACCTGCAGGACGAACAACTGGGCCGCCGCCACCACGATCAAGACCCCGATGGCCGCGTTGCCGGCTCGATGCCGGAAGACGAACGACGCGCCGCGGCCGCCGGCCTGCACGAGTTGCCGGGTGCGCCGCTCCCGCGCCGAGTGCCCGGTCGCCACCGCGTCCGGCTGGTCGGCCGGCCTGGCTTTCCCGGCATCCTTGGGCTGCTTGGATTTGCGGAACCTCTTCGGCTCCCGGACATCTTGGGCTTGCTGTTGCTTCGCGCGCCGCTTGGGCTGGCGAAGCCCCTTGGCGTCCTGCGCCTTACCGGGGCCGCGCGTCGGCTGCGACCGGCGGGTGCGCTTCGAGTCGCCGCGGCTCACCGGGACGCACCCGGTGTCACGACGGGGGCCGGGGCCGCGGGCGGCACGAGCGCCGGGGCGGCGGGCTGCGGCACGAGCACGGGGGCGGCGGGGACGATCCCTTGGGGAACCGCGGGCGCGCGCTGCACCGGAACCGGCACCTCCGCGGGTAACGGCGCGGGCACCTGGCCGGGCGGCGGAATGGGCAAGCCGCCCAGCGGGATCGGCACCTCGGCGGGCACCGGGGCGAGCGCGGGTCCCGGCGCCGGAGCGGGCAGCCCCGGTACCGGCGCACCCGGCGCGGGCAGCGCACCCGGTGCCTGCCCGATGGCCGGCGAGCCCGGCATGCCCGGCAGCTGGGGCCCGGCCTGTGCCAGGTGCTGGCCGCCCAGCGTCGACGATCCGTCCGGTGCGCGCAACAGCGCCTCGGGTCCTGAGCGGGCCGGTGGCGGCCCCGCGGGGTTGGGTTGCACCCGCACCGGGACCTCCGCGGGAGGCGCCGGCGGCGCCACGGGCTGCGGCGGACCCTGTTCGGGGAGCTTGCTGTTCA contains:
- a CDS encoding UDP-N-acetylmuramoyl-L-alanyl-D-glutamate--2,6-diaminopimelate ligase, whose amino-acid sequence is MADHEDHAASAGRCERVVPMPTDLRPGAGAGTRLPALAAQVGAVLADRGTAVPDVAVTGVTLRAQEVRPGDLFAALTGSSTHGARYAAEAIERGAVAVLTDAAGVAEMGGSATVPTLVHPAPRTVLGSVAATVYGNPSERLTVVGITGTAGKTTTTYLVESGLRAAGRTAALIGTIGIRIDGADVPSALTTPEAPALQAMFAAMAERGVDTVVMEVSSHALALGRVDGTGFAVAGFTNLSRDHLDFHPTMADYFEAKAKLFDPASPLRARRVVVCIDDDAGRAMAARAGDAITVSVAGQPAHWRAMDVLPMGAGGQQFTAIDPPGVRHRVGIRLPGHYNVANCLVALAILDAVGVSPEQAAPGLLETRVPGRMEEIDCGQDFLALVDYAHKPEALRSVLANLRRPGRRLAVVFGAGGDRDAGKRRPMGEIAAELADFVVVTDDNPRSEDPAAIRREILAGARGGNAEVVEIGDRRAAIDRAVAWARPGDVVLVAGKGHETGQRAGGETRPFDDRVELGAALKALGARP
- a CDS encoding peptidoglycan D,D-transpeptidase FtsI family protein translates to MSRGDSKRTRRSQPTRGPGKAQDAKGLRQPKRRAKQQQAQDVREPKRFRKSKQPKDAGKARPADQPDAVATGHSARERRTRQLVQAGGRGASFVFRHRAGNAAIGVLIVVAAAQLFVLQVTEAPSLRAQAASQLKVTDVEKAVRGSIVDRNKDQLAFTTESRALTFQPKRIRKQLEEAKNKNSVAPDPQQRLRDIAQEVATRLGNKPDSATVLKKLQSDENFVYLARAVDPAVASAISDKFPEVGWERQDLRQYPGGSLAANIVGGIDWDGHGLLGLEESLDSVLSGTDGSVTYDRGSDGVVIPGSYRNRHRAVNGSMVQLTLDDDIQFYVQQQVQQAKNLSGAHNVSAVVLDSKTGEVLAMANDNTFDPSQDIGRQGDKQLGNLAVSSPFEPGSVNKVITASSVIEYGLSNPDEVLQVPGSIQMGGVSIHDAWDHGVMPYTTTGVFGKSSNVGTLMLAQRVGPERFYDMVRKFGLGQRTNVGLPGESAGLVPPIDQWSGSTFSNLPIGQGLSMTLLQMTGMYQTIANDGVRIPPRIVKATIAPDGTRTEEPRPDGVRVVSPQTAQTVRNMLRAVVQRDPMGYQQGTGPAAAVTGYQMAGKTGTAQQINPACGCYFDNVYWITFAGMATVDNPRYVIGIMMDNPERNADGTPGHSAAPLFHNIAGWLMQRENVPLSPDPGPPLTLQAT